The Acidobacteriota bacterium genomic interval TTCGCCTTGGATGCTGGCCACGTGGATTGGTATGGTGCCGGCGATTGTGCTGGTTGGATTCCGGTCTCCACGACGCCGGCGTAGCTCCATGCTGTGGCTTGGCATGATTGTTGCCTGCACTGGCGTCTGGGCGAGCTGCGGCGGAGGCGGCGGTGGCATGAGTCGCTCCACCACGCCCACGCCTGCTCCGCAGGGCACTTACACCGTGATCGTGGTGGGCAACGCCAGCGGAATGCAGGCTTCTACAACCGTAAATCTGACTGTTCAGTAGTGCAGTGCAAACGAGGCAAGATTGATGATCCATTGCATGCAGCTGAGAAGTAACTCTTACCGTGCCATCGCGGTGGCGCTCTGTTTCCTGCTCTCTCCCTTGCCGGGTTTCTGCCAGGCGGGAAGCTCCGGGCAGTCCGCCGGTAATGTAACAGCACTCGATCAGGCCGCGACTCGCAACGGAGCTGGACTCAATGTTCGCGATCAAGTGCAGTGGAACGACCAGTTGCAGACCAACAATTCTGGGCGTCTGCGATTGAACCTTCTCGATGGTTCCATTCTGAGTCTGGGCTCGAACAGCCAGATGCGTGTGGTTCAACACAACGCGGCTGCGCAACAAACCACTCTGGAGCTGCTCTTTGGACGTCTGCGCAGCCAGGTAGTCAAGCTGACACAACCGAATTCTAAATTCGAAGTGCGCACGCCGACTTCGGTGGCAGGCGTGATCGGAACCGACTTTCTTCTGATCGCGACTGCCGAGCGCACAACGCTGATCGTGTTTAGCGGTGTGGTACAGATCACGCCGCTGAACGGAGCTGGCGGAGCTCCGAATCAATCGCAATCAGTGAATGTAAATGCCGGGCAGCAGGTCGAGGTGACGACAACCGGTGTTGGTCCGGTGAGCACGGTAACGCAACAGGCAATTCAGCAATCGATCCAGCAAACAGCCATCAGCCGGGCAGGATTGGCTGCGGGAACGAATGTTGGCGTTCAAGCAGGAACGAGCATCCTGCGAACTGTGCTGATTGCTGTGGCTTCGGTCGCGGCGGGAGCTGCGGTTGGGGTAGCTGTAGCGAACGCGCAGCACAATTCCACGCCGCCGCAGAAGCAGCCTTCTGGCCCCGGCATTCCTCCGCAGTAGTCCGCACATCGGCTTCAGCCGTGCCGTCAGTCATCGCTGAAATACTTCCGGCTTTAGCCGCTGGTGTGCGGTGCGCAGCGAATTCGCATCTGCCCACGACAGTATTACCTCAGGGCTAAAGCCCGATACACGGTTCTCTCAGCGGCACGGCTGAGGCCGATGCCTCTCCCTAAAGCTCTGCTCCACCGGAAATCGACGCTCCTCCCATTTCAAGTGCAAGACCACCCTGTCCTCTTCTATCGAATCCAATCGCCCTGAATCAGATTCTCGGAGGAGAGAGCGATGAAAACTCCATTCCTGATTGGACGGTTACTCTTCGGAGGCTTCTTTCTATACAACGGTATTAATCACTTCAAGGAGAGACGAAACCTTGCCCAATACGCTAAAGCCAAGAATGTTCCTGCGCCGGAGGTAGCGGTGGCGGCAACTGGAGCTGCGTTGATCTTCGGCGGAGCCAGTCTCCTTCTCGGTATAAAGCCCAAAATGGGAGGGATGGCGATTGCAGGTTTTCTTGCGGGAGTGTCGCCCGTGATGCACAATTTCTGGAAACAGCAGGATCCGCAGCAGCGCCAAACGGAGATGATTCAATTTGCCAAGAATATGGCTCTTCTCGGAAGCGCATTCGCATTGATTGGAGTGGAAGAGCCATGGCCCGCCAGCGTGCCGATCGCTCAGCCTGACCGGCAAGATTGGCGACGAAGTGCACCTTTAGCAGCATAGTTTGCGCTGTTCGATGAATCGGAGCTCCTTTTGAAGGGGACGGCTCGTCTGAAGGCGTCCCCTTTTCGCAGAAACTGTTCGACCCGGCAACTCAAACTCGATTCCCGTTGCACGCTACAAACCTTTACATAAGTCCAGCCACACGTTTTGTATCGTTTTCCTGAGCCCTGGTTTGCTCGTGTCACGCCGGGCAATGCAGAATGCCCCAGGGTGCTCTCTTGCGCAGTTCGCGCCCCAAAGTCTTTCGGAGGACAGCAGATGTACCACCTCACTCATTCTCTTCAGCGCGCTTTCTTGATGTCGCTGGCAGTTGCTCTGGTGCTTTGTTCGAGAGCGTGGCCTGAACAGCCGGACACCGACGATATCACTCATGGAGCGCAGATATTCCCGAATGTGCTCGCTCCGTACAAGTCACGGACAGTGGCGGAGCCAAATTTGACGAACTCGGTACGCCTGAACGGCTTGGTTCAAAATGGGAACATAATGCTGTCGCTCGACGATGCCATGGCCCTTGCACTTGAGAACAACCTGGATTTGGTCATCGCGAGATATAACCTTCCTATCGCCGATACCGACATCCTCCGCACAAAGTCCGGGGCCAACGTTCGAGGCGTAAACACAGGAATCGTGCAAGGCACTCCCGGGGCAGGCATCGGTGGGCTTGGAGGGGGCGCCGCTGGCGGCGGCGCCGGCGGCACAGTGACTGCTGCCGGCGGAGCAGGAACCGGGACCGGGGGCCTGGTCTCGTCGACACTCGGCGTTGGACCAGCAATCGATTCCTTCGATCCTGCTCTCACATCGACTCTAGGGATACAGCACAGCGACATTCCCCAGTCGAATACCGTTACTTCAGGCGTTCCCGCGCTTCTTCAAAACACCGGAACTGTGAATTTCGGATATCAGCAAGGCTTTCCAACCGGCACTCTGTTCAATGTCACCTTCAACAATTCGCGTGTAACGACAAACAGTACGCGCACGTTTCTGGTTCCCCAGCTCAATTCCAACTTCCTGTTCCAATTGCGGCAGCATTTGCTCGAAGGATTTGGACTTGCTGCCAACCGCCGCTTCATGACTATTGCGAAAAATAATCGTGAGATCGCCGATGAGGCTTTTCGCCAGCAAGTGATCTTCAGCGTCACCCAGATAGAGACACTGTACTGGGAATTGGTGACGGCATTTGAGGATGTGAAAGCCAAAGAGCGTGCGGTCGCGTCGGCTCAGCAGTTGGAGGCGAACAACCGCAAGCAGGTACAGGCGGGAACGATCGCGCAGATCGAGATCGTGAACGCGCAGGCGCAGGTTGCCGCCAGCCAGGAAGCCCTTATTACATCGCAGACGAACCTCCAGCTGCAGCAGCTGCTCATGAAAAACGCGATCACCCGAAATGAAAACGATCCAGTGATTGCAAGTGCTGGAGTGATTCCCACGGACAGGATGCAGCTTCCTGCCGCTGAGCCCGTGCTTCCGACTCAGGACCTGATCAACGACGCGCTCACCAGGCGTCCCGAATTGGCGCAGGCGCGTATCGATCTCACCAATCGCACGATCAGCAAGCGGTCGGCCCGCAATGCGTTGTTGCCCACGGTGGATCTTGTGGGGAACTATGGGGGTAATGGACTCGCAGGCGCGCTGAATCCCAACTTCAGCTCAACTTCGCCGATTACTACAGCGACAAACGGCGGCTATCAAGACGCGCTCACCGCGACTGTGAGCCATCCGACTTATTTTGTTGGATTCTCGGTGGACATTCCCATTCGCAATCGCGCCGCGCAGGCGGATCAGGTTCGTTCTGAACTGGAATATCGTCAGGCGCAAGTCCGGCTGCAGCAGGTGCAAAATACAATCGCCATCGCCGTACGCAACGCGCAATTCTCCGTGCAGCAGAATCGCGCTGCCGTCGATGCAGCTCTGAAGGCGCGAGACTTCGCAACCCAAAGTCTCGAAGCTGAGCAGAAGAAGCTGGCGCAAGGTTTGAGCACAACATACAACGTGCTCACACAAATCTCGAACGTCTCGACCGCAGAATCCAATCTGGTGAACGCCATGTCGGCGTATGAGCAATCGAAATTGAACCTCGATGTAGTGACCGGCCGCCTGCTTGACACTCTGGGAATCAGCATCGGAGACGCCGAGAGCGGAAACGTAACTCATATGCCTCACGCTCCCTATGCGGTTCGAGGCAACGACGTAATCACACAGCCAGTACCTCAGTTTCAGCCACAACAAACTGGAGTAACTCCACAGCCGAGAGGTGACTGAAGTTCTTGGCTAGAATGGAAACAGATGAGTTTCACAAAAAATAAGAAATATCAGGAGACCAGGTGACTCGTTCGTCCGACAATATGATCACCTTGGATCCTCCGCAACGCCGGCTTGCAAGTCCTCGATCCCACATCGTCCAGATCTTTCGATTCGGAGTAGTCGGAATCTTTAACACCGTCGTCGATCTTTGCGTTCTAAACATTCTTATCTTCGTCACACACACCGGAGAAACGGGAGCGATGTTCGCAGCGTTCAAGACCATCGCGTTTGTCTGCGCGGTACTGAATAGCTATTGGATGAACCGATCGTGGACCTTTCGGCGTGTGACCGACAAGCATCACATCGTCGAAGGCGCTCAGTTCCTGTTCATCAGTGTGTTGGGTGCGGTAGTCAATGTCGGCACCTCGTCGTTTGTCGCAACCTATTTGCATCCCAGATGGGGAATCCACGCGAAGGCATGGCCCTCATTCGCTGCGCTCGTGGGGACGGCGTTTTCGCTGGGCTTCAACTTCATCGGTTACAAGTTTTGGGTTTTTGCGCACCGGAGGAGTCAGACGAACTAGTTTTGCGCTCCAGGTTTAATCAGCCAACTATCCTGCCCATTTGGCTGATGTGTCACATCTCACCTCCGCGCCATACTTCAAGTGGATTGAGGTTATATGACAGTTGCAGTGCATAGCGCGTGGGAAACCCTTTCGAATCAATTCGCAGAAATAGCGGAACAGAGCGGCAAGTTTATCGTCGCAGTGCATGGCGGACGCCGTGTCGCGGGCAGCGGTATTGTTTGGCGGCCTGGAATCGTGGTTACAGCCAGTCACATGCTGCGCCGTACTGAGGATGTTGAGGTCACCTTTGGCGGCGAATCGCGGCACAAAGCGATGTTCTTAGGGCGCGATCCGGGCACCGATGTTGCCGTTCTAAAGCTCGATAATCGCGATTCCGCCGCTCCGGAGCTGCTTTCCGACGCCAGCAAACTTCGCGTCGGGCAGCTTGTTTTGGCGGTTGGACGCTCGACTCTGGGCGACTTAGCAGCCGCTGCGGGCATCATTGCGCGCCTCGGAGCGCCTTGGCAAACGTGGCGTGGGGGCAGGATAGACACGCTTTTGCGCCCCGATGTAACGCTTTATCCCGGCCAATCGGGCAGTGCACTGGTCGATTCGCGCGGCCGAGTGCTGGGTATGAACACCTCTGCGTTGGCTCGTGCGGCGACAATAACTGTGCCTGCTGCCACTATCGAGCGCGTTGTGAGCGAGATTGTGGAACACGGAGGCGTGTTTCGGCCGTATCTAGGACTGGCTATGCAGGCGGTTTCGGTGCCTCAGGAGCTCTCCAAGAAGCTACAAATCGCGCACGACTCGGCCTTAATGGTCATGCAAGTTGAGCCAGAAAGCCCGAGTGCAGGAGCCGGAATTACGCTCGGAGACCTCATTATCAGCATTAATTCGCAGTCAGTGAGCGGGATTGAGGACGTCCAGCGCATGCTTAACAAGGCCAAACGCGGCGATTCCGTCGATCTTGGATACGTGCGCGGAGGCCAATTGGCGTCCGTTAAAGTGAATTTGGCGGACCGCCCGCGCCGTTAAAACATCAATAAAGAGCAAATGCGGACTGCTTTTGTAACAGATTGGCCGCGCAAAACGACGCTACCGCAGCTAAAAACGCCGCTTAAGGTAATGATTAGCGCCGGTTCTGAGCCTTTGCGCGCACAAATTGAGGCTCTTGCGCGACGCTCCGGGGCACAACTGAGCGCCGAAAGCGACCGGTCTGACGTGCTTCTCATCGCGTTGGATTCTTCAACGCCGCTGCCTTCGTCGACTGAAGCTCTGAGTCTGCTGAATCCATCAGGAGGATGCGCCTGCGTAATCTGGACCGGTAAAGCTCCGCCACGCGGCACAGTTTCCCGTTTGCTGCGCGCCGGCGTGGCGGGAGTCGTCTCACTCGACATTTCTCCGGCTCGCTTCCAATCTGCTCTTCGCGCCATGCAGGATGGTTTGCATGTCATTGATCCCAAGTTGAACCGGGAGGATTCTGATTCTCCGGGTGCAGCAATTTCTCCGGAAGAGCTCACTGAGCGGGAGCAACAGGTGCTCACGATGCTCGCCGAGGGTTTGTCGAACAAGGAAATATCGTCACGACTGAACATCTCGACCCACACCGTAAAGTTTCACATCAGTTCTATTCTGGGAAAGCTCGGAGCAGCCTCGCGCACTGAGGCGGTGAGCATTGGCATACGCAGCGGACGAATAGCGATTTAGGCGTTTGGGTTACGTGGTTCCGGCCGCCCGCGGCCTGGCCTTTGGTCGGCAACAACGCAATTCGCGCTTTCGGATTTCCTGGGTCATCTCTCGCCAGAGTAAACGGTTACGAAAATTGCACTCCTCAATCCGGCCGAGGCGGCCGGAACCACGCAATCAAGATCGGATCGCAGCCGGCGCCTAAGCCATCACGCTGCTCTCAGCCGCCTCATGCGTGAACCGGCGGGCATTCGGTCCGACGTATTCCTTCACGCACTGTCCACTTCCTGATAACACATATTTGTACGTAACCAGCCCTTCCAGGCCCACAGGTCCGCGGGCATGCAGCTTGCCGGTCGCGATTCCCACTTCGGCACCGAAGCCATAGCGATATCCGTCGGCGAGTCTGGTGGAAACATTGTGGAACACTCCCGCTGAATCCACGCTGCGCAGAAAACAGCTTGCCGCTTGCTGATCTTCTGTGACAATGCAGTCGGTATGGTGTGAGCCGAATTTTTCTATGTGCTCGATAGCCGTATCGATGCCGGGCACAATGCGCATGGCGAGTGTCAAATCTCCATACTCGGTGTGCCATTCCGTCGCGTCTACCAGCTCAACATCGGGTCCACAGATAGCCCGAGTTGCTGCGCAGCCGCGCACTTTCACTCCAGCAGATCGCAGTCTCTCGAACAGCGTTGGCAGGAATTCACCTGCGATTGCCTGGTCCACGAGTACTGTTTCGACAGCATTGCAGGTTGCTGGAGCCTGCGTCTTGGCATCGAGAATCAAGGAAATCGCCATCTCCTGATTTGCCGAGCTCTCAACGTATATGTGACACACGCCTTCAGCGTGTCCGATAACCGGAATTCGCGTGTTGGCGAAAACGAAGCGGACCAGTTCGGCACTGCCACGCGGCACGACGAGGTCTACATAATCCTGCAGCGCGAGAAGTTCGTGGGTCGCCTCTCGTCCTTCAACATTTGTGAATACGTTTGCTGGAATCGCCGTTGACTCGAGCGCTTTCACGAACGCCGCGAGGATTGCGCTCGTAGTGCGCCTGATCTCAGCGCCGGCCTTGATCATGAGCGCATTGCCCGACTTCAGTGCGAGCGCGCAAAGCTGGGTTACGGCGTCAGGTCGCGCTTCGACGATCGCTGCGATCACTCCGAAGGGACTCGTAATCTTCTTCAGTTCAAGACCGTCGTCGAGTTCAGAGCGAAGGAGAGTCTTTCCCACCGGATCTTCCAGAGCCGCTACTGCTCGCAGCCCGACTGCCATTTGTTGTAGTTTTTCCGGAGTCAACGTCATGCGGGCCAAAGCGGCTGAGGCGAGAGGCTGTTCGCACGCATCGTTCACATCTTCCCGATTTAGGCTCAAAAGAACATCGGAAGAGTGTTCGAGAACGCCAGCCATTCGATGCAGGGCGTCGTTCTTAGTGGCTGAATCAAGCACGGCGAGCAGCCGGGAAGCTTTCTTCGCGCGAATTGCCTGTTGGATAATCGAAGACATCACTGCACCTCCGCAGGAGCGATCAGAGTTCCAATCTGGTGTCCTCCCACGATTTGCTCCAGGACTTCGGGGGTACGTCCGTTGGCAATCACTGCGAAGAGGCGCGTGTTCTCAATGGCTCTGGAGACGGCGTGGAGCTTTGCCCGGATGCCTCCACGGCTTAATTCATTGATCTGTTCATTCAATCCGATCTCGCGCGGAGCTCCCATGATCTCCGGAATGAGCGCCGCTCGCCCGCCGCTCGGATGCTCCGCATAAACTCCATCAACGTCGGTCAGCAGCACAAGCAAATCGGCTCGCGTAGTCTCGGCTACAAGGGATGCCAACATATCGTTTTCGGAAAAGACGCGTTGCTCAGTCGCGGTCTCCGCCGAATGGGTGGCAAGATGGTTCTCGTTGATGATGGGAACTACACCGAGGCCAGTGAGATAGTTCAGCGTTTCGCGGAGTCGTTTGTGTCGCTCGGAATCTGTGAAGTCCTCATCGGTAACCAGCACTTGGGCGGCGGCAATTCCGAGATTTCCAAACTCCATGTGATAAAGCGCCGTAAGCGCGCTCTGGCCGGCAGCGGCGCATACCGGCACCATGTCTGAAGTGACATTGAGACGCTTGGAACCAATGCCGATAGCGCCGGAGGTGACCAGCAGAACGCGTCGTCCACTCATTCGCAACGTGGCGATGGACTTCACCAGCTCCTTCACTATTTCTGTCGCCACACTGCCATCCGGCTGCAGGAGAACTTTCGTGCCAAGCTTGACCACGATCGTCCTGGCCCGGCGTAGCCGGTGACGAAGGTTGATGAGTTCTGTTTTGCTATTCATGATTCCTTCCTGAAGTGGCTAAAAACAAAAAGCCCACGGTCTTGCGACCGTGGGCTTTGGAGATAAGTGCGTTTAATTAACTATTCGTGAGAGCGCTCATTCCAATCCCGCGGACGCAGGTACACCGGCGGGGTGCACGGGAGCGGGGACGGGATGAGCTTATGCAACTTCACTGATTCGACATTGTCGCGGCTAGAGCGGAGTTTGTCAATTGTTACGCGATTTAAAACCTTCATCGCACAGCGTATTCGCGCATGGCGAAACACCAGCGTCAACCTGTCACGCACACCAGATCATCGCCGCCATTTTTGGTATATTCCCAGCGAAGATTACCATTCTTTCAGCAAAGGAACGTATGTTCGTAAACGGAAATCGGTTAGCGGTCCTTATTTCTCTAGCTCTCTCTACTTCGCTAAGTTGGGCGCAGGCGGTCGTCTCCAGTTCTGAACCCGCTGACATCCTGGTGAACCTGATCAAGATCAACACCAGCAATCCGCCGGGCAATGAGACCCAGGCGGCGCAATATATAAAAGGATTGCTGACCGCAGAAGGTATTTCCTCAGAGATCTTCGAATCAGCTGGGGGACGCGGCAATCTCGTGGCCCGGCTCAAAGGAACCGGCAAGGCACGTCCCCTGATGCTGATGGCTCACCTCGATGTGGTGGGAGTTGAACGCGACAAGTGGACCGTGGATCCCTTCGCAGGAATCATCAAAGACGGATACATCTATGGTCGCGGCGCGAGCGACGACAAGGGCATGCTGGCAGCGAACATCGCCGTGTTTCTTCGACTCCATCGCGAAAAGGTTCAGCTCGATCGCGACATTATTCTTCTGGCTGAAGCAGGCGAAGAAGGGACGCCAAAATATGGAATCGAGTACATGATCGAGAATCACTGGGACAAGATCGACTGCGAATATGTGATCAACGAAGGCGGCGCGATCCATATCCAGAACGGCGCCGTCGATTACGTCGCGCTCGCGACAACAGAAAAGGTCCCTCGCGGCATGACTGTGACGGCT includes:
- a CDS encoding LuxR family transcriptional regulator, whose protein sequence is MTVAVHSAWETLSNQFAEIAEQSGKFIVAVHGGRRVAGSGIVWRPGIVVTASHMLRRTEDVEVTFGGESRHKAMFLGRDPGTDVAVLKLDNRDSAAPELLSDASKLRVGQLVLAVGRSTLGDLAAAAGIIARLGAPWQTWRGGRIDTLLRPDVTLYPGQSGSALVDSRGRVLGMNTSALARAATITVPAATIERVVSEIVEHGGVFRPYLGLAMQAVSVPQELSKKLQIAHDSALMVMQVEPESPSAGAGITLGDLIISINSQSVSGIEDVQRMLNKAKRGDSVDLGYVRGGQLASVKVNLADRPRR
- a CDS encoding glutamate-5-semialdehyde dehydrogenase — translated: MSSIIQQAIRAKKASRLLAVLDSATKNDALHRMAGVLEHSSDVLLSLNREDVNDACEQPLASAALARMTLTPEKLQQMAVGLRAVAALEDPVGKTLLRSELDDGLELKKITSPFGVIAAIVEARPDAVTQLCALALKSGNALMIKAGAEIRRTTSAILAAFVKALESTAIPANVFTNVEGREATHELLALQDYVDLVVPRGSAELVRFVFANTRIPVIGHAEGVCHIYVESSANQEMAISLILDAKTQAPATCNAVETVLVDQAIAGEFLPTLFERLRSAGVKVRGCAATRAICGPDVELVDATEWHTEYGDLTLAMRIVPGIDTAIEHIEKFGSHHTDCIVTEDQQAASCFLRSVDSAGVFHNVSTRLADGYRYGFGAEVGIATGKLHARGPVGLEGLVTYKYVLSGSGQCVKEYVGPNARRFTHEAAESSVMA
- a CDS encoding glutamate 5-kinase, which encodes MNSKTELINLRHRLRRARTIVVKLGTKVLLQPDGSVATEIVKELVKSIATLRMSGRRVLLVTSGAIGIGSKRLNVTSDMVPVCAAAGQSALTALYHMEFGNLGIAAAQVLVTDEDFTDSERHKRLRETLNYLTGLGVVPIINENHLATHSAETATEQRVFSENDMLASLVAETTRADLLVLLTDVDGVYAEHPSGGRAALIPEIMGAPREIGLNEQINELSRGGIRAKLHAVSRAIENTRLFAVIANGRTPEVLEQIVGGHQIGTLIAPAEVQ
- a CDS encoding TolC family protein, which codes for MYHLTHSLQRAFLMSLAVALVLCSRAWPEQPDTDDITHGAQIFPNVLAPYKSRTVAEPNLTNSVRLNGLVQNGNIMLSLDDAMALALENNLDLVIARYNLPIADTDILRTKSGANVRGVNTGIVQGTPGAGIGGLGGGAAGGGAGGTVTAAGGAGTGTGGLVSSTLGVGPAIDSFDPALTSTLGIQHSDIPQSNTVTSGVPALLQNTGTVNFGYQQGFPTGTLFNVTFNNSRVTTNSTRTFLVPQLNSNFLFQLRQHLLEGFGLAANRRFMTIAKNNREIADEAFRQQVIFSVTQIETLYWELVTAFEDVKAKERAVASAQQLEANNRKQVQAGTIAQIEIVNAQAQVAASQEALITSQTNLQLQQLLMKNAITRNENDPVIASAGVIPTDRMQLPAAEPVLPTQDLINDALTRRPELAQARIDLTNRTISKRSARNALLPTVDLVGNYGGNGLAGALNPNFSSTSPITTATNGGYQDALTATVSHPTYFVGFSVDIPIRNRAAQADQVRSELEYRQAQVRLQQVQNTIAIAVRNAQFSVQQNRAAVDAALKARDFATQSLEAEQKKLAQGLSTTYNVLTQISNVSTAESNLVNAMSAYEQSKLNLDVVTGRLLDTLGISIGDAESGNVTHMPHAPYAVRGNDVITQPVPQFQPQQTGVTPQPRGD
- a CDS encoding DoxX family protein encodes the protein MKTPFLIGRLLFGGFFLYNGINHFKERRNLAQYAKAKNVPAPEVAVAATGAALIFGGASLLLGIKPKMGGMAIAGFLAGVSPVMHNFWKQQDPQQRQTEMIQFAKNMALLGSAFALIGVEEPWPASVPIAQPDRQDWRRSAPLAA